One Desulfovulcanus ferrireducens genomic region harbors:
- a CDS encoding response regulator yields MQKNDKDTLHILLVDDEQGFVDVLSKRLARRGISVRKALSGTEGIQALRKQDFDLAVLDLKMEDMDGLEVLKIFKKMAPGMPVIMLTGHGSEQAAREGLALGAFDYLMKPCAFEELISKVRSATRNKAAEKDGEENDV; encoded by the coding sequence ATGCAAAAAAATGATAAAGACACCCTTCATATTCTTCTTGTAGATGATGAGCAGGGGTTTGTGGACGTTTTATCAAAAAGGCTAGCCCGCAGGGGAATAAGCGTCCGTAAGGCTTTAAGCGGGACAGAAGGTATACAGGCCTTGCGCAAACAGGATTTTGACCTGGCTGTGCTGGACCTGAAAATGGAAGATATGGATGGGCTAGAAGTTTTGAAAATATTTAAAAAAATGGCTCCGGGTATGCCAGTGATCATGCTCACCGGACATGGTTCAGAACAGGCTGCCCGTGAAGGATTGGCTTTAGGTGCTTTTGATTACTTAATGAAGCCATGTGCTTTTGAGGAATTGATAAGCAAAGTCCGCTCAGCAACCAGGAACAAAGCCGCTGAGAAAGATGGGGAGGAGAATGATGTCTAA
- a CDS encoding response regulator, with the protein MMSKFSILIVDDEKDFLDTLTKRLRRRNFDVQGVTSGEQALEYLTNDPMDIVILDVKMPGMDGISVLREIKRCFPLVEVFMLTGHASLEAAVEGMKLGAFDYLLKPVGLDELLFKMEDAYQKKILQENSKVGGGCVATW; encoded by the coding sequence ATGATGTCTAAATTTTCTATCCTGATCGTAGATGATGAAAAGGATTTTCTCGACACCCTGACCAAGAGGCTTCGGCGCAGAAATTTTGATGTTCAAGGAGTGACCAGCGGTGAGCAGGCCCTGGAATATTTGACTAATGATCCCATGGATATTGTGATTTTGGACGTTAAGATGCCCGGTATGGATGGCATCTCTGTTTTACGGGAGATAAAAAGGTGCTTTCCCCTGGTGGAAGTGTTCATGCTTACTGGCCATGCCAGTCTTGAAGCTGCAGTAGAGGGTATGAAACTGGGAGCGTTTGATTATTTGCTAAAGCCTGTGGGCCTGGATGAGCTCTTGTTTAAAATGGAGGATGCCTATCAAAAAAAGATTTTACAGGAAAATAGCAAGGTGGGAGGGGGATGTGTGGCAACTTGGTAA
- a CDS encoding sulfite exporter TauE/SafE family protein, whose amino-acid sequence MKRLYQGLMAAAKAHARWDYETSMNILKDKRKLCILGIMLLPIILGSIAFATDLPTVLGGKKAYAPAFYTPFIFLVSILIGLCAGLITGCIGAGGGFIITPALMSAGIKGILAVGTDLFHIFAKAIMGTAVHKKLGNVSVGLAVAFLAGSIGGVLGGGILNRFIYELNPLLSDVFISIVYVLLLGFLGSYAMIDFLKSRKSDIGGDVHGGPSTEPGLPARLQKAHIPPMITFDEDLVPGGKKISAWFVAMCGSIVGFVAAIMGVGGGFLTFPMFVYILGVSSFTTVGTDILQIIFTAGFASISQYAIYGFIFYTLAMGMLLGSLLGIQIGALTTKVVKGVYIRGFYALAILSGFVNRLFALPGKLGEMKIIPISPGTAETLTMIGNWGFFVVISIFAIWVIGTFFKKIKVLRGEA is encoded by the coding sequence ATGAAAAGACTTTATCAGGGACTTATGGCTGCGGCCAAGGCTCATGCCAGGTGGGACTATGAGACTTCTATGAATATATTAAAGGACAAAAGAAAACTGTGTATTCTGGGCATAATGCTTTTACCCATCATCCTGGGGTCCATTGCTTTTGCCACTGACCTGCCGACTGTTTTGGGTGGCAAAAAGGCTTATGCCCCTGCTTTTTATACGCCATTCATTTTTTTGGTATCTATTCTCATTGGCCTTTGTGCCGGTCTTATTACCGGCTGCATTGGCGCTGGAGGTGGATTTATTATTACCCCTGCCTTGATGAGTGCTGGTATCAAAGGAATATTGGCCGTGGGCACAGACCTTTTTCATATTTTTGCCAAAGCCATTATGGGTACAGCTGTACACAAAAAATTAGGCAATGTATCCGTTGGGCTGGCAGTGGCCTTTTTAGCTGGCTCCATTGGCGGAGTTTTAGGGGGGGGAATTTTAAACAGGTTTATTTATGAACTCAATCCGCTCTTAAGTGATGTGTTTATCAGTATTGTCTATGTTCTTTTGCTTGGATTCTTGGGCAGTTATGCCATGATTGACTTTTTAAAATCGCGTAAAAGCGATATTGGTGGGGATGTGCATGGCGGTCCTTCTACTGAGCCTGGGCTACCAGCCAGGTTGCAAAAGGCCCATATCCCCCCCATGATCACTTTTGATGAGGATTTAGTTCCCGGAGGCAAGAAGATTTCCGCCTGGTTTGTGGCCATGTGCGGATCTATTGTTGGTTTTGTGGCCGCGATTATGGGTGTTGGGGGTGGCTTCCTAACCTTCCCCATGTTTGTCTATATCCTGGGGGTGTCTTCTTTTACTACCGTAGGCACGGATATCCTACAGATTATCTTTACTGCCGGATTTGCTTCTATCAGCCAGTATGCTATTTATGGTTTTATTTTCTATACCTTGGCTATGGGCATGCTCCTAGGCTCTCTTTTGGGTATTCAGATCGGAGCTTTGACTACTAAAGTGGTCAAAGGCGTCTATATCCGCGGCTTCTACGCATTGGCCATTCTTTCAGGGTTCGTGAACCGTCTTTTTGCCTTACCTGGAAAATTGGGAGAAATGAAGATTATCCCAATATCTCCAGGCACAGCTGAGACATTGACCATGATCGGTAATTGGGGGTTCTTTGTGGTCATCTCAATTTTTGCCATCTGGGTTATCGGAACATTTTTCAAAAAAATAAAAGTACTACGCGGGGAGGCATAA
- a CDS encoding PEP/pyruvate-binding domain-containing protein: MAGFDFFKKIFSKEKKDQKLSPERTRQLRLKFKARYYSFKQLLGANNKALEIMSELEEALHGCRPFGMTFVRSRCTLVCTNVYTMVQNLCQLAPGKYDDLKVVFHELNTRIDNILRERKIGKGKKPILFLDEIDKSFAHEAGSKMANLGELKNKLSFNVPDGFVITASAYVRFLEKNNLLDEIARMLQATPIERTEKLFELCSQIQNMILKASLPQDLEAAIFDAYARLEEKWGSGLKVSMRSSALGEDSAETSFAGQYRSELNISKQSLIQAYKDVVASKYTPQAVLYRFSLGLKDEDVAMCVGCMPMVNARSSGVMYSMNPTNFEDKRIHISSTWGVAKAIVDGLVEPDMFFIARDPELRIDKAELGAKKLIYRLVPDEGVMREQVSESMQKKFSISKKEALALARLALACEEHYGFPQDMEWSISEDGQVYILQTRPLIQNLIENIDTKLEDIPAKPLFTGGQTAASGVGLGEVYKVEKDVDLVLFPEGSILVARNSSPRLAMVLPKSSGVITEYGSVTGHLANVAREFNVPALVGVKGLMDKLKQGEKITLDADLRAVFPGKVDMLTCKREDAKKFNQNYPVYRTLKKVCQYIVPLNLLEPEDIEFKPSYCRTLHDITRFAHEKAVIEMFNFGREHDFASLAPKQLKSIVPMQWWVIDLDDGFKEGVQGKYVHLKDIRSVPMLALWRGIVAVPWEGPPQLDKHGFMSVLMQATTNPNLVPSLRSDFAMRNYFMISRDFCHLQSRFGFHFSSIEALVGERRQENYIRFQFKGGAADLRRRKTRAEFVGQILEEYGFEAKVREDALFARIDRFERKFMVSRLKILGYLLIHTRQLDMIMGNRNSREYYWRKMIRDIDERILTNSLTH, encoded by the coding sequence ATGGCGGGATTCGATTTTTTTAAGAAAATTTTTTCCAAAGAAAAAAAAGACCAAAAACTTTCTCCGGAAAGGACCAGGCAGTTGCGACTTAAATTCAAGGCCCGCTATTATAGTTTTAAACAACTTTTGGGAGCCAATAACAAGGCCTTGGAAATTATGTCAGAATTAGAAGAGGCCTTGCATGGTTGCAGACCTTTCGGCATGACCTTTGTCCGCTCCAGATGCACATTGGTTTGCACAAATGTATATACAATGGTTCAAAACCTATGTCAGCTGGCACCAGGCAAATATGATGATTTAAAGGTGGTTTTTCATGAACTAAACACCAGGATAGACAATATTCTCAGGGAAAGAAAGATTGGAAAGGGCAAAAAACCGATACTATTTCTGGATGAGATTGATAAGAGTTTTGCCCATGAAGCGGGTTCTAAAATGGCTAATCTTGGGGAACTGAAGAATAAACTTTCCTTCAATGTCCCTGATGGATTTGTGATTACTGCCTCGGCTTATGTTCGTTTTCTGGAAAAAAATAATTTATTGGATGAGATTGCACGGATGCTTCAAGCAACACCCATTGAGCGGACAGAGAAACTTTTTGAATTGTGTTCTCAGATTCAGAATATGATTTTAAAGGCCTCTTTGCCGCAGGACCTTGAAGCCGCCATATTTGATGCTTATGCCAGGTTGGAGGAAAAATGGGGAAGTGGTCTGAAAGTATCGATGCGTAGTAGTGCTCTGGGTGAGGATTCGGCAGAGACCTCTTTTGCCGGTCAGTATCGTTCAGAGTTAAATATTTCCAAACAAAGCCTTATACAGGCCTATAAAGATGTTGTAGCCAGCAAATATACGCCCCAGGCCGTATTATACCGTTTTAGCCTGGGTTTAAAAGACGAAGACGTGGCCATGTGTGTGGGGTGTATGCCCATGGTCAATGCCCGCTCTTCCGGCGTCATGTATTCCATGAATCCTACTAATTTTGAGGACAAACGCATCCATATCTCTTCTACCTGGGGTGTTGCCAAAGCTATTGTGGACGGTCTTGTTGAACCGGATATGTTTTTCATTGCCAGAGACCCTGAACTCCGTATTGATAAGGCTGAATTAGGAGCAAAAAAGCTAATCTACCGTTTAGTTCCTGATGAGGGAGTAATGCGTGAGCAAGTCAGTGAGTCAATGCAAAAAAAGTTTTCCATTTCCAAGAAAGAAGCTCTTGCTCTGGCTCGTTTGGCCCTGGCTTGTGAAGAACATTATGGGTTTCCACAGGATATGGAGTGGAGTATTTCTGAAGATGGACAGGTTTATATTTTACAAACCAGGCCGCTTATACAAAATTTGATTGAGAATATAGATACAAAGCTGGAAGATATACCTGCTAAACCCTTGTTTACAGGAGGCCAGACAGCAGCGTCAGGAGTCGGTTTGGGAGAGGTCTACAAAGTTGAAAAGGATGTAGACCTGGTGCTCTTCCCTGAAGGAAGTATCCTGGTAGCCAGGAATTCGTCGCCAAGGCTAGCCATGGTTTTACCCAAATCTTCCGGGGTTATTACCGAATATGGTAGCGTAACCGGACATCTGGCCAATGTTGCACGTGAATTTAATGTGCCTGCCCTGGTTGGAGTCAAAGGGCTCATGGATAAGTTAAAACAGGGAGAAAAAATAACCTTAGATGCAGATTTGAGAGCTGTTTTTCCAGGCAAGGTGGATATGTTAACTTGCAAGAGAGAAGATGCTAAAAAATTCAATCAAAATTATCCGGTCTATAGAACTTTAAAAAAAGTTTGCCAATATATTGTACCTTTAAACCTTTTGGAGCCTGAAGATATTGAATTTAAACCTTCTTATTGCCGGACCCTGCATGATATTACCAGGTTTGCCCATGAAAAGGCGGTCATAGAGATGTTTAATTTTGGCCGGGAGCATGATTTTGCTTCATTGGCCCCTAAGCAGCTTAAGTCCATCGTGCCTATGCAGTGGTGGGTCATTGATTTAGATGATGGGTTCAAGGAAGGTGTGCAGGGAAAGTACGTGCATTTGAAGGATATCCGTTCTGTGCCCATGCTTGCCCTATGGCGGGGTATTGTGGCTGTGCCCTGGGAGGGCCCACCCCAATTGGACAAGCATGGCTTCATGTCGGTGCTCATGCAGGCCACGACCAATCCCAATCTGGTTCCTAGTCTTAGGTCTGATTTTGCCATGCGAAATTATTTTATGATTTCCAGAGATTTTTGTCACCTTCAGTCAAGGTTTGGTTTCCATTTTTCCAGTATTGAGGCCTTGGTTGGTGAGCGGAGGCAGGAAAATTACATTCGCTTCCAGTTTAAGGGTGGAGCAGCTGATCTCAGGCGACGCAAAACGAGGGCGGAATTTGTTGGCCAAATATTGGAAGAGTATGGTTTTGAGGCCAAAGTCAGAGAAGATGCCCTGTTTGCCCGCATAGACCGCTTTGAGCGCA